Below is a window of Populus alba chromosome 2, ASM523922v2, whole genome shotgun sequence DNA.
CCAATGCTGTGCAATGAAGAATCCTCAAATAACTAGAAATGATATGAAATGATATAAATGAGCAATCAATTCCAGGTCCCTTTAATTATatgatcaacaaaaaaaattaaagcaaagcCAATGCCAAAAAACTCAAATGTTTGATGAGGAGCTGCATGCATTTCTATCAAGGTGTACCTCTAGATATATCTTTATTCAGCATGACCTGTCGAGCTCTCTCAATCCTCTTCGTAATTTTTAATCATCACAATCAGACATCAGTTCCAAAAAAGAATGATTGGAGAAAGTAGATTTTTTCTTGCCCTGATTTTCTCAAACCTAGAAGTCTACTCGTTCAGTTCCGAATAGGAATTAAAGGAACAAACATACATTTCCTAGTTTTTATTCTCTCTGACATGGCATTATCATGCAACAAGGTTCTAGAAATTTCTAGATTGAAGCACCCATCCTCTGCATTTTTTTTAGAGTAATGCTATACAAATAGACATTGCCTAGTTTTTATCCTCTATGACATGGCATTATAACATTTGCTTGTGGAACTTAAATTCGCTGGCAGGTTTGGCGTTATAATATCAAACCTCAGCAAGCCATCATAAAGATAGAAAAAGTTCAGGAATTAAGAGTGCAAAGTACAGTTGACCAACACTCAAGCATACCTCCATCTCCTCCGTTGATGAATGATAAGAGGTCATCAACTGAGCGGTCATCCACGTGCTCCTCTTCGGCCTCGACATTCTGCAACAAATGGAGGGCCCAAATCAATCacaagaatgatgaaattatataatacTTAGGGACGAAGTCaggacagaaaaaaataaaacctttagtttctctctctctctcagttcTTTCCTCTTCTTCGCATACAATCGATTTAAAAGTCGGATCCGTGGATCATCAGTTGTGTTCTTCAAAGGCTCTAGTTTCTCTTCCTAGATCATTAGAATCAAGTCAAAATCACAAGATGTACGAGAAAGACATGCTGCACACAGTTCTTACAAGCACCAGACACCTCTGTTAGATCATCAGGCAAATGAAATATCTCACGTATCTCCTCAGGGGTTTTCCCTTCAATGATTCGTGCAAGTGCGCGACTAGTAAGATCAACCAAGGGCTTTAGCTGAAGGCTTTCAGCAGCAGAAGTCAACTCACAAAGCCTCTTTGTGTCCACTCGAACAAACTTCTCATCAAAAGACTTGCGTTCCTATGCAAAAGAACAGCCTAAAGTAAGTAAAGCTGTACCTGTGCCATTTCATCTTTCTAAGGCTTTTATGAACTAAAAGAACAGTTCCCTGAACATGCAAATGATTGTTTCAAGTTTTCCCATTTACCAAGTACTTTTGATATCAACTAGGGAGAGCAAGAAACGAATGTAAAAACAACAAACGGCATATGAAATGCCAGAAATGTGAAGAAACCTTGTTAGAGCGACCAGGTACTTGATGAAACCTGCAGTAATCAAGAATTAGGCTAAACATGGATGTACCAACTCTTTGTGGCAGAGATATAGCATAGTTCTTAGAAGATCCCATTCCCTTTTGTATTACTTCCTGACATATCACGGGGCAAAACATGGCAACTTCTTGTTCCACTTGCTGAACTGCACCATCCGTGGTTTGTATCCAGATATACGATCTCATCATCTGACAATGGATAGCAACACGATTTGAACCCTTCAGACAATCCCTCATTAACTTCACAAGCAGATGGTTTCAAAAGAAGAAGCTCAGATGAACAAGATATATTTAAGTTGCAGGAGATCACAAATCAACAACAAATATCAAATTCTATGTTACAGAGAGTTGcgggaaggggaaaaaaaagaagaagcaaacgcTTTTAACTCTCCTTCTTTCTTACTTTTATAATATCAGCTACAAAGGCTTAAAAAGGTAAGATAGTAAAAGTCAAGTACTATCCTCATTCCAGGAAAGTATGTTGCCGCCCCGCCAGAAAAGAACATCCAGATTTACATTTCCATGAACAATTAAGGGAAGGGTCTGCTTTCTACAACCGAGAAACTACCAAGCCAACGGAAAGACATAATTgcacataataaataaataaataataatacaaaccTCAGGTTTTACTACAGCCATATCAACTTCTGACATTTGGCAAACAACATCCGAAAGAAGTATCTCCCTCGGTCGCAGCACAACAAGGCTGCATAAAATGCAACGCTGCGTTTAGAGGTTTCTGGGAATCTATACGAAGCTCCAAGCCTCCAACTTCTCCATCACATTGGAAAGACAGAAAGCTAAGAATGAATCTGTCACTTCTCTCAAAAACCTGCATCAACATAAACTAAACCCTCACTTAAGGAAAAGGGAATTTAATAATAAActcattattaattaatttcttcgcGCTGAGAGAGATTTGGCGGTTGGCGGTTGGCTGCCTAATCGGAATTGATAATGGTGGGTGCGTGAGAGAGGTAGAGAAAGAGAGTGAGTAAGTTTTAGGTTGGGAGGGAGAATAATTAAGATAGTGACCGCGAAACTTTGCGATTTATCTGAGTGAAAGGTGCGCGCTTTGTCGCCGTCTAAGGCGTTCGTTCCGATAAAACGTCGCCGCACCAACGTGAACCCGTTTTAGCCTTTAGGATTGGTTTGGGTCGGCCATACtagttttcctgtttttttttttttaataaacttttgataaattatttctttttataaaaacgaAAAATCATACAATTAATGCGGATGGTGTAGAGAAGAATTCTACTATGAATACGTGTAAGGGTGTGggtaatttagttaaaattaaattttttaaaaaataaataaattgatagaaTCGTTTGTCAGAACTCATAAATAGTGTATATTTCGTGATATTGCTAGACTCGCATCCTCaagtttaaaacaaattttcatttcttcacgttattgaatttgtttttgaagagATGGGAAGTTTGGTAATTAGTTGCTTCCTATTTCCGGTCTTTTTACATTTTGGTCTAGATCATTACTTTTTTTAGGCCCACCGTTATTGTTTACTAATAAAACTAAccaaaaattaatcaatcaacccacataaaacacattttttcttcatcaattacAATCGGCAAGATCATCTAACCTTAACAAGGTGGGGAATCCAAACAGAGACCGGTGGGGGGGGTTACTGTGACATAAGCAAAACAGGAAGGAATCGTTTTTTTGAACAGAGAGGGGACGCCATTTCTGTGAACAGCGAGAGGCCAAAACAGGGGGGGATTTCTGTGAACTTTACTGTGAAGCAGCCTCTCCCTATCCCCGGATCCGACCACCGTATCCTTAGCAACGAGCAAGTAGCCAGGGGAGAGATGAAGGACAAACCGACGGTGAGAGGGAACAAGGGAATGGGGGAATGAGAGACCGAGAGGGTGAGGGAACATGGGAAATGGGGAAAACGAGAGGGTGAGGGAAATGATAACAAGGGAATTAGGGGAACCAATTATAGACCCGCGAGGGAGAGGGGAATGGGGAGACCGAGAGAAGGGGAATGAGAGGAGAGGGGAATCACAACTGA
It encodes the following:
- the LOC118057775 gene encoding SKP1-like protein 21 isoform X2, with the protein product MSEVDMAVVKPEMMRSYIWIQTTDGAVQQVEQEVAMFCPVICQEVIQKGMGSSKNYAISLPQRVGTSMFSLILDYCRFHQVPGRSNKERKSFDEKFVRVDTKRLCELTSAAESLQLKPLVDLTSRALARIIEGKTPEEIREIFHLPDDLTEEEKLEPLKNTTDDPRIRLLNRLYAKKRKELREREKLKNVEAEEEHVDDRSVDDLLSFINGGDGDSKGMKTSKNRKKHQKRKDRQKCAPEMHKKESNVFSSLCHNAKDDLELQSSLRETLKLQDAADVIFSPTVEYEDVDIDGEIDPALKEEIDREVEDFARILNSDWPERMQELLSLGQERRPAQLSINGNGNGNLKRYGTLFPKP
- the LOC118057775 gene encoding SKP1-like protein 21 isoform X1, which encodes MSEVDMAVVKPEMMRSYIWIQTTDGAVQQVEQEVAMFCPVICQEVIQKGMGSSKNYAISLPQRVGTSMFSLILDYCRFHQVPGRSNKERKSFDEKFVRVDTKRLCELTSAAESLQLKPLVDLTSRALARIIEGKTPEEIREIFHLPDDLTEEEKLEPLKNTTDDPRIRLLNRLYAKKRKELREREKLKNVEAEEEHVDDRSVDDLLSFINGGDGDSKGMKTSKNRKKHQKRKDRQKCAPEMHKKESNVFSSLCHNAKDDLELQSSLRETLKLQDAADVIFSPTVEYEDVDIDGEIDPALKEEIDREVEDFARILNSDWPERMQELLSLGQERRPAQLSINGNGNGNLKRYGSMPSYPWWL